The following proteins are co-located in the Salinigranum halophilum genome:
- a CDS encoding glycosyltransferase — MKILHIARAFPPAYGYGGPVKSASKLCKELVDLGHEVTVYTTDANDSESRVDVDNPEWIDGVKVYRFKNLSNNLVWNYRVSTPIRMLRALQKNISQFDLVHIHEYRSMENAFAYTVAKQNSIPVVMQPRGSVPRYTKSNQKLVFDKLIGESMLQSSTGIIASSKSESGLYSSVVPQPNLPQVFHVPNGIDIQEYSEVPDFGHFRRQHSLEGKFIVLFLSRISERKGLDLLIRSFDRFKNQKPNAHLVITGPDTGYLDNVQDLVDTVGIRDAVTFTGPLYNEEKFEAYRDADVFVLPSKDRYESFGNVVLESMSCKTPVVVTDVCGVSEWVDHSGCKKVSPTVEGILDGLNRISESDINGSELRRFVFDSFSWGSVAKDTSEVYGEII, encoded by the coding sequence ATGAAGATTCTTCACATTGCGAGGGCATTTCCTCCTGCATATGGTTACGGTGGCCCTGTGAAGTCCGCGAGCAAATTATGTAAAGAGCTTGTGGATTTAGGACATGAGGTTACGGTATACACTACTGATGCGAACGACTCTGAGAGTAGAGTTGACGTGGATAATCCAGAATGGATAGATGGTGTTAAAGTATATCGTTTTAAAAATTTGTCTAATAATTTGGTGTGGAACTACCGTGTCTCCACTCCTATCCGAATGCTCCGGGCACTTCAAAAAAATATCTCACAGTTCGACTTAGTTCACATTCATGAGTACAGGTCTATGGAAAATGCTTTTGCATATACTGTTGCCAAGCAGAATTCAATTCCAGTTGTTATGCAGCCACGTGGTTCCGTACCTCGGTACACAAAATCGAATCAAAAGTTAGTATTTGACAAGCTCATCGGTGAATCAATGCTACAATCATCTACCGGAATTATAGCTAGTTCAAAAAGTGAATCAGGCTTATATTCCAGTGTTGTCCCACAACCTAATTTACCCCAAGTGTTTCACGTCCCCAACGGGATTGATATTCAAGAGTATTCAGAGGTTCCCGACTTTGGCCACTTCCGAAGGCAACACTCACTGGAAGGTAAATTCATCGTCCTATTTTTGAGCAGAATATCTGAGAGAAAGGGACTTGACCTCCTGATTCGTAGCTTTGACCGTTTTAAGAATCAAAAGCCAAATGCCCACTTAGTCATTACTGGACCAGACACCGGGTATTTAGACAACGTACAAGATCTTGTTGACACGGTTGGCATCAGGGACGCCGTCACATTTACTGGTCCGTTATATAACGAAGAGAAGTTTGAGGCATACCGAGATGCGGACGTATTTGTCCTACCATCTAAAGACAGATACGAATCGTTCGGAAATGTCGTTCTTGAATCAATGTCTTGCAAAACGCCTGTCGTCGTTACAGATGTCTGTGGTGTCTCTGAATGGGTTGACCATTCTGGGTGTAAGAAAGTAAGTCCAACAGTTGAGGGGATACTCGACGGACTGAACCGGATATCTGAGTCAGACATCAACGGTTCTGAACTCCGTCGATTCGTCTTTGATAGCTTCTCGTGGGGCAGTGTTGCTAAAGATACATCTGAAGTGTATGGTGAAATCATATGA
- a CDS encoding nucleotide sugar dehydrogenase, which translates to MSSIHVHGLGYIGLPTAAMLANYGHSVVGVDVDTELVAELQNGTVTVEEPGLRAFVTEALDSGNLEVSEEVGPSKYHIIAVPTPFDDKEKVAKLDYIEEAGKAIYPHLRSGDSVILESTVPPGTTETVLQPILEQSGHHAGEDIALIHCPETVLPGNIITELRENDRIIGGVNGVSTEAAVRLYDSFVEGDIHTTTDATTAEFVKLIQNTYRDTNIALANELAKLANDYDIDSREATQLANEHPRVELHQPGPGVGGHCLPIDPWFLGQNSDELNLISLARQINDGMADYVVEVLQSEIGSLDGKTIAILGIAYKGNVDDIRNSPGLEIARRIQSSIERKESSISADGGASPGVNVNLNDPHVDDQTLNLHPLDDAITDADALVIATDHKEYTDMDLDRVQQQMSGNTIIDSKAVLDKMRWINAGFNLTRI; encoded by the coding sequence ATGAGTTCGATTCACGTTCACGGTTTGGGATACATTGGCCTCCCGACGGCTGCAATGTTGGCCAACTACGGGCATTCGGTTGTAGGAGTTGATGTCGACACCGAACTCGTTGCCGAATTACAGAATGGCACTGTGACAGTAGAAGAGCCGGGACTCCGGGCATTCGTCACTGAAGCACTTGACTCTGGTAATCTCGAAGTTTCTGAGGAAGTCGGCCCCTCGAAGTACCACATCATTGCTGTGCCTACTCCCTTCGATGACAAAGAGAAAGTCGCTAAACTCGACTACATCGAAGAAGCTGGGAAGGCGATTTACCCCCACCTCCGTTCGGGTGACTCAGTTATTCTGGAATCAACGGTACCCCCTGGCACCACAGAAACTGTCTTACAGCCAATATTGGAGCAGTCCGGACACCACGCTGGAGAAGACATCGCCCTAATTCATTGTCCGGAGACAGTGTTACCCGGCAATATTATCACCGAACTCCGCGAAAACGACCGTATCATCGGGGGAGTAAACGGTGTCTCTACAGAAGCTGCTGTCCGACTGTATGATTCGTTTGTGGAGGGTGATATCCATACGACTACTGACGCAACGACGGCAGAGTTCGTGAAGCTGATTCAGAATACCTACCGTGATACTAATATCGCGCTGGCGAATGAGCTTGCTAAGCTCGCGAACGATTACGATATTGACTCCCGTGAGGCGACTCAGCTCGCAAACGAACACCCCCGTGTGGAGCTTCACCAACCAGGACCGGGAGTCGGTGGTCACTGCCTGCCTATCGATCCGTGGTTCCTCGGTCAAAATTCAGACGAGTTGAACCTCATTTCTCTGGCAAGACAGATCAACGATGGAATGGCCGATTATGTCGTTGAAGTTCTTCAGTCTGAAATTGGATCTTTGGATGGAAAAACAATCGCGATACTGGGCATCGCGTACAAAGGTAACGTAGATGATATTCGAAACAGTCCTGGATTAGAAATAGCTCGGAGAATCCAGTCAAGTATTGAACGAAAAGAATCATCGATTTCAGCTGATGGTGGTGCGTCTCCTGGGGTGAACGTGAATCTTAATGACCCACACGTTGACGACCAGACGCTAAATCTACATCCGCTTGACGACGCCATCACCGATGCGGATGCGTTGGTTATCGCTACAGACCACAAGGAGTATACCGACATGGATTTAGACCGTGTCCAGCAACAGATGTCTGGCAATACCATTATCGACTCAAAAGCAGTTCTCGACAAGATGCGCTGGATCAATGCTGGTTTCAATCTAACCCGAATTTAA
- a CDS encoding heparinase II/III family protein — MNQPESIEKLRLGLWTVSRLQREQLLGIVDRKLRHTFVPKIPVDFDARYERQIPTELDPTLGPTFQNLTTLQKCLSSATVERHVQKINSFSDFQLEFLNITIELREHRTIEWGNEQLNEVPLLWWLKYSSFEQLDWFFSAERRLENPIEFVKEVLDPWIREMVSRTVIGSEEYLRRDWIPHAVSLRIMRLCRYCAWLDANDMLSSREFILRYLYKNTLFLRNHIETDVGGNHLIENALALTMSGLVFQSKTDWLETGLSLFENAGQNQFLDDGGHFERSPMYHIMVLTRFLSAVGLLDSYGRHVPDALLQVSRSATQFIRTLTPPDGRIPLLNDAVFNEFFSISEVLNYADSVGISFGSPSSTLSDTGYYWLGEGESRLLFDGGGVGPPHLPGHSHIDLLSIMLWLHGQRVLTDTGVYQYLPDENRRYARSVQAHNSVQVGTSGPIDVGGQYLMGRRTNPTVGHHESDLINTLVGEYDVSRSFEESYTHRRRVDSNGDWWLITDSIVGVDSKPVISRLHAHPDVKINQSTNNQFIIEGQDGEILGTLDTNGCLRATLDTSSYFPEFGTTCPRQTVELTYGESTGWFFFSTGTGGSVTYDRNSGSLEIDSTHYSLPSL; from the coding sequence ATGAACCAACCTGAGAGCATTGAAAAATTGCGGCTTGGTCTGTGGACCGTTTCAAGACTCCAACGCGAACAACTCCTTGGAATCGTCGACCGGAAGCTGCGACACACATTTGTTCCTAAGATTCCTGTGGATTTTGACGCACGATATGAGCGACAGATTCCGACAGAATTAGATCCAACGTTAGGTCCTACTTTTCAGAACCTCACAACCCTTCAAAAGTGCCTTAGCTCTGCCACTGTAGAGCGGCACGTTCAAAAGATCAATAGCTTCTCCGATTTTCAGCTCGAGTTTCTGAATATAACGATTGAACTCCGAGAACATCGGACAATCGAATGGGGAAATGAACAATTAAATGAGGTTCCCTTATTGTGGTGGCTAAAATATTCCTCATTTGAGCAACTAGACTGGTTTTTTTCCGCTGAAAGAAGACTCGAAAATCCAATTGAGTTCGTCAAAGAAGTACTTGATCCTTGGATTCGTGAGATGGTATCTCGGACGGTCATCGGATCAGAAGAGTATCTACGGCGAGATTGGATTCCCCACGCAGTCTCACTACGAATTATGCGGCTTTGTCGGTATTGTGCATGGCTTGATGCAAATGACATGCTATCCTCTCGAGAATTCATCTTACGATATCTCTATAAAAATACATTATTTCTCAGGAACCACATTGAGACCGACGTGGGGGGAAACCACCTCATTGAGAACGCGTTAGCCCTTACGATGAGCGGACTGGTATTCCAGTCTAAAACCGACTGGCTGGAAACTGGTCTCTCACTCTTCGAAAACGCTGGTCAGAATCAGTTCTTGGATGACGGTGGTCATTTTGAACGAAGCCCTATGTACCACATCATGGTCCTCACTCGATTTCTCTCAGCTGTCGGCCTACTCGATAGCTATGGCCGTCACGTCCCAGATGCTCTTCTGCAAGTATCACGGTCTGCGACACAATTTATTAGAACACTCACTCCTCCCGATGGTCGTATACCGTTGCTAAATGACGCTGTATTCAATGAGTTCTTCTCGATATCTGAAGTGTTGAACTACGCAGACTCAGTCGGTATTTCGTTTGGTAGCCCAAGCTCTACCCTTTCAGACACGGGCTACTACTGGCTGGGTGAGGGGGAGAGTCGACTCCTGTTTGATGGAGGAGGTGTTGGACCGCCTCATCTCCCAGGTCACTCTCATATTGATTTATTAAGTATTATGTTGTGGCTTCACGGTCAACGGGTCTTGACAGATACGGGTGTGTATCAGTACCTCCCAGATGAAAACCGCCGGTACGCTAGAAGCGTCCAAGCGCACAATTCGGTCCAGGTGGGAACATCTGGGCCAATTGATGTGGGGGGACAGTATCTCATGGGGCGACGGACGAACCCTACTGTAGGGCATCACGAATCAGACCTAATTAACACGCTAGTAGGTGAATACGATGTTTCACGCTCTTTTGAGGAGTCATACACTCACCGGCGACGCGTCGATTCAAATGGGGACTGGTGGCTAATCACTGATTCAATCGTAGGAGTAGATAGCAAGCCAGTGATTAGTCGACTGCATGCACACCCCGACGTGAAAATCAATCAATCTACTAACAATCAATTCATTATCGAGGGTCAAGATGGGGAAATACTCGGCACGTTGGATACAAATGGCTGCCTGCGCGCCACATTGGATACGAGTTCGTACTTTCCGGAGTTTGGTACTACCTGTCCTAGACAGACGGTCGAATTAACATACGGGGAATCAACTGGTTGGTTCTTCTTCTCTACAGGTACGGGAGGAAGTGTGACATACGATCGGAACTCGGGTAGCCTTGAAATTGATAGCACACATTATAGTTTACCTTCTCTGTAG
- a CDS encoding glycosyltransferase family 2 protein → MNNILVSVIIPTYNNESSIGECIKSIQSQSLSDIEIVVVDGGSTDETMEICRKLGVEPYATDLGRASARKFGAERAEGKYLLHVDSDMFLSEDVVKDCVNKAETGYDALIIPEKNVGSTYWARASDIGKQISIAGREGNLRFIQSKSYREIGGHQSGQVAKEDEYLNDKAIMNNLRIGFSDGLIYHNVGSLSLRGLLKKRYHYIATIDKYESSKDFEKEEVISHHTNQGASLITSIKIVASQPLYAPGYVLIEGLTGMLSIYNKFLDRSETEPRE, encoded by the coding sequence CATTCTCGTCTCTGTCATTATACCCACATATAATAACGAAAGCTCGATCGGAGAATGTATCAAGTCCATACAAAGCCAATCTCTAAGTGATATTGAAATTGTTGTCGTAGATGGTGGTAGTACCGACGAGACAATGGAAATCTGTCGCAAGTTAGGTGTCGAACCCTACGCAACGGACTTAGGTAGAGCTAGCGCAAGGAAATTCGGCGCCGAAAGAGCTGAGGGAAAATATCTTCTTCATGTGGACTCTGATATGTTCCTCAGCGAGGACGTTGTCAAAGACTGTGTAAACAAGGCTGAAACTGGCTATGATGCCCTCATTATTCCCGAGAAAAACGTTGGTAGCACGTACTGGGCTCGTGCATCTGATATTGGAAAGCAGATCTCAATTGCGGGACGTGAAGGGAACTTAAGATTTATACAATCAAAATCATATAGAGAGATAGGTGGCCATCAGTCGGGGCAGGTTGCGAAGGAGGATGAGTATCTAAATGATAAGGCGATTATGAATAATCTACGAATTGGATTTTCCGATGGACTTATTTACCATAATGTTGGCTCGTTATCTCTTCGCGGTTTACTGAAAAAGCGTTATCACTATATTGCCACCATTGACAAATATGAGAGTTCAAAAGATTTTGAAAAAGAGGAAGTAATTAGTCACCATACTAACCAAGGAGCGTCGTTAATTACAAGTATAAAAATAGTCGCTTCTCAGCCGCTCTATGCGCCGGGATATGTTCTCATTGAGGGTCTTACAGGGATGCTATCTATTTATAATAAGTTTCTGGACCGCAGTGAAACTGAGCCAAGAGAATAA
- a CDS encoding glycosyltransferase, which yields MKICIVSYIYPYPERGYNPGIERVVQESARALARRGHEVHVITTYRNGGEKKVSNDDGVIIHRIPDSRQLLGRVGSAFSLDFLSINYSLRSYRDLLNSSDVVHTFTPIVWKCFSTPLIAHYHHWDDPNELMEYLYLPSSHWLWLKCYAIADTVISVSEYSAQDLSHRGVNEEKIRIVPNGVDPDTYHPGPSQVDLNQWENTLLYVGPLSERKGIKYLLTAMDDILEQYSEVGLIIVGGGDKRHLQNLAKNLGIESHIRFDGFVSEKLLPEYYRAADIFVFPSLLEGFGMVLVEAMASGLPVISTTSSAIPEVVGDAGILVSPKSSAEIAEAVETLILNTRYAQSIGSSGRDRVNNQFTWDNTGKKLQEIYNELRENDS from the coding sequence ATGAAAATATGTATAGTTTCATATATCTACCCGTACCCGGAAAGAGGCTATAATCCTGGAATTGAGCGAGTTGTACAGGAATCAGCAAGAGCGCTCGCTCGACGAGGACATGAGGTCCATGTTATCACCACATACCGAAACGGTGGTGAAAAAAAAGTGTCGAATGATGACGGAGTCATTATTCATCGAATTCCGGACAGCAGGCAGCTCTTAGGGAGGGTCGGCAGTGCTTTCTCACTTGATTTCCTTTCAATCAACTATTCACTCAGATCGTACCGCGACCTGCTAAATTCATCTGACGTGGTACATACTTTCACTCCGATTGTTTGGAAATGCTTCTCTACTCCTCTGATTGCCCATTACCATCACTGGGATGACCCCAATGAACTAATGGAATACCTATATTTGCCATCCAGCCATTGGCTTTGGCTTAAATGCTATGCAATTGCTGACACGGTCATCTCTGTCTCTGAATACTCTGCACAAGATTTGTCACATAGGGGTGTTAACGAAGAAAAAATCCGTATAGTCCCAAATGGTGTGGATCCGGATACTTATCATCCAGGACCATCACAAGTAGATCTTAATCAATGGGAAAACACCCTTTTGTACGTTGGGCCACTCTCGGAGCGAAAAGGTATTAAATATCTTCTTACAGCAATGGACGATATTCTTGAACAGTATTCGGAAGTTGGTTTAATTATCGTTGGCGGGGGCGACAAAAGACACTTACAGAATCTGGCTAAAAATTTAGGTATAGAAAGTCACATTCGATTTGATGGATTTGTCTCTGAAAAATTACTTCCGGAATACTACAGGGCAGCGGATATATTCGTATTCCCGTCATTACTCGAAGGCTTCGGTATGGTACTTGTTGAAGCAATGGCAAGTGGCTTACCAGTAATTAGCACTACATCAAGTGCGATACCCGAGGTAGTTGGGGACGCTGGAATCCTTGTTTCGCCAAAAAGTAGTGCTGAGATCGCTGAAGCTGTTGAGACCCTGATTCTGAATACACGATATGCGCAATCAATTGGTTCCTCAGGGCGAGACCGCGTTAATAACCAGTTCACTTGGGATAATACTGGAAAAAAACTCCAAGAAATATATAATGAATTGCGAGAAAATGATAGTTGA
- a CDS encoding glycosyltransferase family 4 protein, with amino-acid sequence MSDPQPNVLVVSQKFPPEKGGNASRLGDLTKHMASDVDLTVIAPPQCYPATDFDWSWVWETAERRNGHRLHRLWSWQLRSVDPSFIERMLYYFTFVAHALLWLFWRRKEFDVVVTSSPPIFTGMVAAPFQLLGYVDWVVDIRDLWIDVSTDLGFISENAIVTRLSHAYQEFELNTAQLITVTTDGTTTQLRSRYDFDTEVELIPNGVDVTMFQPDDSATEVDLIYTGNIGYGQDLETCIKALQYTDGEVTLRLVGDGDLRSELSQLAEELGVSHRVEFTGLVNREEIPGYLSSARIGLAPLKRRDSLSYAVPTKLYEYWACELPVLALGTGAIEEIVVESEAGIVPDGTPTVVASEIDSLLADASRLDEMGTVGREFILEKYERKAIAQKLSQRIIRLHEDIDG; translated from the coding sequence ATGAGCGATCCACAGCCCAACGTTTTAGTTGTCAGTCAGAAGTTCCCACCAGAAAAAGGCGGAAACGCATCTCGGCTGGGCGATTTGACGAAGCACATGGCCTCTGACGTTGACTTGACTGTCATTGCGCCTCCACAGTGTTATCCTGCGACAGATTTCGACTGGTCATGGGTGTGGGAAACTGCTGAAAGACGAAACGGACATCGGTTGCACAGGCTTTGGTCGTGGCAACTTCGGAGCGTTGATCCTTCTTTCATCGAGCGAATGCTGTACTATTTCACGTTCGTTGCCCATGCGCTTCTCTGGTTATTCTGGCGACGAAAAGAATTCGACGTTGTTGTGACTTCTTCTCCACCCATTTTTACAGGGATGGTAGCAGCGCCGTTCCAACTTTTAGGATACGTAGATTGGGTTGTTGACATTCGTGATTTATGGATTGATGTCTCCACGGACCTCGGCTTTATTTCAGAGAACGCAATCGTCACGAGGCTTAGTCATGCGTACCAAGAATTTGAACTCAACACAGCTCAACTAATCACCGTCACGACTGACGGGACCACTACGCAGCTACGTTCACGATACGATTTCGATACGGAAGTGGAACTCATTCCGAACGGTGTCGATGTGACCATGTTTCAGCCCGATGATTCTGCTACCGAGGTTGATCTTATTTATACCGGAAATATCGGCTATGGACAGGACTTGGAAACCTGCATTAAAGCACTCCAATACACAGACGGAGAAGTCACCCTCCGTCTCGTTGGTGATGGTGACCTCCGGTCAGAACTATCTCAGCTAGCAGAGGAACTCGGCGTGTCTCATAGGGTTGAATTCACAGGATTGGTCAATCGAGAGGAAATCCCGGGGTATCTGAGCAGTGCCCGGATCGGCTTGGCACCACTCAAGAGACGTGATTCCCTTTCATATGCCGTGCCGACAAAACTTTACGAGTACTGGGCATGTGAACTTCCAGTTCTGGCTCTCGGAACCGGAGCTATTGAAGAAATCGTAGTCGAGTCTGAAGCGGGAATCGTTCCAGATGGAACCCCGACCGTAGTCGCTTCAGAGATTGACTCACTGCTTGCAGACGCTTCACGTTTAGACGAGATGGGCACAGTAGGCCGGGAATTTATACTGGAGAAGTACGAGCGGAAGGCAATTGCTCAGAAACTCTCGCAGCGAATAATCCGACTGCACGAGGATATTGATGGATAG
- the wecB gene encoding non-hydrolyzing UDP-N-acetylglucosamine 2-epimerase, which translates to MTVRDKQPTDVAIILGTRPEIIKLAPLIRECENRDLNFILIHTGQHYSESLDSVFFEQLDLPEPDYNLEIGSDSHGEQTGRMIQGIERILLESTPDVVLVQGDTNSVLAGAIASSKLPIELGHIEAGLRSFDDEMPEEVNRVLTDHAADYLFAPTEDSAQLLRNEGLPDDCIYVTGNTVVDAVEEHSQLALHRSDVLTEFELAENPFALVTAHRAENVDNQHRFQQLLSGIESVAEEFNLSVLYPIHPRARSRLDEFDIEIPDVIELVEPLDYLDFLLLEQSASIILTDSGGVQEEACILQTPCVTLRDNTERPETLDVGSNLLAGVDPNEILTCAREMIDSEHNWDNPFGDGTASEQILNISCGKTRKSAE; encoded by the coding sequence ATGACAGTGAGAGATAAGCAGCCCACAGACGTCGCGATCATCCTCGGAACTAGACCCGAAATCATCAAACTCGCTCCCCTGATACGGGAGTGCGAGAATCGCGATTTGAATTTTATACTCATCCATACCGGACAACACTATTCTGAATCACTTGATTCGGTCTTCTTTGAGCAACTAGACCTGCCCGAGCCTGATTATAATCTGGAAATTGGCTCGGATTCACATGGGGAACAGACCGGCAGAATGATTCAGGGCATCGAACGGATTCTACTTGAGTCGACTCCGGATGTCGTTCTCGTGCAAGGTGATACAAATTCGGTCTTGGCGGGTGCCATTGCATCAAGTAAGCTCCCGATAGAACTCGGGCACATTGAAGCTGGACTGCGGAGTTTTGACGATGAGATGCCTGAAGAGGTCAACAGGGTGTTGACTGATCACGCTGCGGATTACCTATTTGCGCCCACGGAAGATTCAGCACAGCTACTCAGAAATGAGGGACTACCAGATGATTGTATCTATGTGACAGGCAACACCGTTGTTGATGCGGTAGAAGAGCATAGTCAACTCGCACTCCACCGGAGTGACGTCCTAACCGAGTTCGAACTGGCTGAGAATCCGTTCGCACTTGTGACTGCACATCGAGCCGAAAATGTCGATAACCAACACCGATTTCAGCAGTTACTAAGTGGAATTGAATCCGTCGCCGAGGAATTCAACCTATCGGTATTATACCCAATCCATCCGAGGGCACGGAGCCGACTCGATGAGTTCGATATCGAGATTCCAGACGTCATTGAACTCGTCGAACCTCTCGACTACTTGGACTTTTTATTATTAGAACAGTCTGCGTCTATCATATTGACAGACTCGGGGGGTGTTCAAGAAGAAGCTTGTATTCTTCAGACCCCGTGTGTCACGCTCCGAGATAATACAGAACGACCCGAAACACTTGATGTCGGCTCGAATCTTCTTGCTGGTGTCGATCCGAATGAAATCTTAACCTGTGCAAGAGAGATGATTGACTCAGAACATAACTGGGATAATCCGTTTGGTGATGGGACCGCGTCCGAACAGATACTTAATATATCATGCGGGAAAACGAGGAAATCAGCTGAATGA
- a CDS encoding bi-domain-containing oxidoreductase — translation MIELGKKSYLGKARERPDLAKQVLKKAKNDGLVSTYQSVMARLEEASPLGYSCCGEIIAVGDNVDEFSVGDIVACAGAGYANHAEVASVPENLCAPVPEGVDPANASFVTIGAIAMQGIRRADLSPGEHVAVIGMGLIGQTVTQLLNAYGFPVLGLDISESQVQKGLDAGASKGAVIGSSDVEAIAEQFSNGNGVDATLIAASTKSNDPVELAGSITRTNGRVSVIGQVGMDVPRELYYEKELDFLISRSYGPGRYDRNYEEKGLDYPISHVRWTENRNMRETLRLLAEGRIDFGPLQTHEYKIDDATDAYDLILENPNNEDFTGILLKYDPDREHSVIQTSDNADTNSNFQTQKRSVPLSVGLIGAGNFAKGKLIPIINDIEQLDLRAVASATGVSASEIAGKHNCSYSTSDYTEIVEDDRIDLVVIATRHDMHAEIAVAALKNDKEVHLEKPAAITREGLKELAIAAKNSHGRLMLGFNRRFAPATQEFKRAVTDGPGPVMINYRVNANEIPDNHWIHDPEVGGGRIVSEVCHFVDFARFISDSKISKVRATSAKTGDETVPVQNVDLTLEFENGSTASVLYTTLGDNSLPKELVEGFGNGSAQRINNFKSGRLGLSQDKGHEQEFEKFVEAILSQSESPIPLESIIEVTEATFSVQKSLRDNVAIELSNN, via the coding sequence ATGATTGAGCTGGGGAAGAAGAGCTATCTGGGGAAAGCTAGAGAACGACCAGACCTCGCCAAACAGGTTCTCAAAAAGGCGAAAAACGACGGTTTAGTATCGACGTATCAATCGGTGATGGCCCGACTCGAAGAAGCCTCACCACTGGGATACAGTTGTTGTGGTGAGATTATCGCAGTCGGAGACAATGTAGACGAATTTTCTGTTGGAGATATAGTTGCTTGTGCAGGCGCCGGATATGCGAATCATGCCGAAGTCGCTTCTGTCCCGGAGAATCTTTGTGCCCCTGTCCCAGAGGGCGTGGACCCGGCGAACGCGTCATTCGTCACCATTGGGGCGATCGCAATGCAAGGAATCCGACGTGCAGACCTAAGCCCTGGTGAGCATGTTGCTGTTATCGGTATGGGTCTGATTGGTCAGACAGTTACGCAACTATTGAACGCATACGGATTCCCTGTTCTTGGGCTCGATATTTCCGAGAGCCAGGTCCAGAAAGGCCTTGACGCAGGTGCATCGAAAGGAGCTGTTATCGGCAGTTCAGACGTTGAAGCGATTGCTGAGCAGTTTTCCAACGGGAACGGCGTTGATGCTACGCTTATTGCTGCTTCAACAAAGAGCAACGACCCTGTGGAGTTAGCCGGGAGCATTACTAGAACGAACGGACGAGTGTCTGTCATCGGTCAAGTCGGAATGGACGTTCCGCGAGAACTGTATTACGAGAAAGAACTTGACTTCCTTATCTCGCGCTCGTACGGGCCAGGCCGCTACGATCGAAACTACGAAGAAAAAGGCCTTGACTATCCGATTAGCCACGTTCGATGGACTGAGAATCGGAATATGCGAGAGACTCTTCGACTCCTGGCAGAGGGTCGAATCGATTTCGGGCCATTGCAGACTCACGAGTACAAAATCGACGACGCAACTGATGCCTATGACTTGATTTTAGAGAACCCGAATAACGAAGACTTCACTGGAATACTATTGAAGTACGATCCGGACCGAGAACACTCTGTTATTCAGACAAGTGATAATGCCGACACAAACTCAAATTTTCAAACCCAAAAGAGGAGTGTCCCACTGTCTGTTGGTCTAATCGGCGCTGGAAATTTTGCGAAAGGGAAATTAATCCCGATAATAAATGATATTGAACAGCTCGATCTCCGAGCTGTTGCTTCTGCTACTGGAGTCTCTGCATCTGAAATCGCTGGAAAGCATAATTGCTCGTACTCCACGTCAGATTACACGGAAATTGTCGAAGACGATCGAATTGATCTCGTTGTGATAGCGACGAGACACGATATGCATGCAGAGATTGCTGTCGCAGCACTAAAGAATGACAAAGAAGTCCATTTGGAGAAGCCGGCTGCCATCACTCGAGAAGGACTAAAGGAGCTCGCTATTGCTGCAAAGAACTCGCATGGTCGTTTGATGCTCGGCTTCAACCGACGCTTCGCTCCAGCGACTCAGGAATTTAAGAGGGCTGTGACTGACGGACCCGGTCCAGTGATGATAAATTATCGAGTTAACGCAAATGAGATTCCGGATAATCACTGGATTCATGACCCAGAGGTAGGTGGTGGTCGTATCGTCAGTGAAGTCTGTCACTTTGTTGATTTTGCCCGATTTATTTCTGACTCAAAAATAAGTAAAGTACGAGCCACATCCGCGAAAACCGGTGACGAGACAGTCCCCGTACAGAACGTTGATTTGACCCTCGAGTTTGAGAACGGGAGTACTGCTTCCGTGCTATACACAACACTTGGGGATAACTCACTCCCAAAAGAATTGGTCGAAGGGTTTGGAAATGGATCTGCACAACGAATCAACAATTTCAAAAGTGGAAGGCTCGGATTGTCTCAAGATAAGGGACACGAACAGGAATTTGAGAAATTTGTCGAAGCTATCCTCAGTCAGAGTGAGTCACCTATTCCACTGGAATCGATAATTGAAGTCACTGAAGCAACATTTTCGGTTCAAAAGTCATTGCGCGATAACGTAGCCATTGAACTTAGTAACAACTAA